One genomic window of Quercus lobata isolate SW786 chromosome 9, ValleyOak3.0 Primary Assembly, whole genome shotgun sequence includes the following:
- the LOC115960589 gene encoding myrcene synthase, chloroplastic-like isoform X2: MALKLLASLHICKFNRPPPIPSKGPISLVKSRSGIVVQCMPASKISNSPTTLRRSANYQPTDWHNNYIQSLRNDYTGESCTRQNNMLKEQVRMMLHKVVDPIEQLELIDILQRLGISYHFEGEIKRILEGLYNNIDHGSDIDTWKTKNLYAIALKFRLLRQHGYIVSQVFNSFMDERGNFKACLCEDTKGMLSLYEASFLSIENENILEDAREFSTKHLKVYVKKNKDKNLSALVSHSLKVPLHWRMLRLEARWFIDIYRRREDMNTILLELAELDFNMVQATHQEDLKELSRSWKSTGLVENLNFVRDRPMECLLWTMGLMFQPQFGYFRRTIAKFGALITVIDDIYDVYGTLDELECFTNAVQRWDINAMDGLPEYMKLCFFALHNSVNELAFDILKEQRFNIIRYLKKVWADLCRTYLLEAKWYHNGYTPSLQEYIENAWISVAGPNLMVQAYFCVTNPLTSEALDCLEEYPNMIRWSSLILRLADDLGTSTDEIKRGDVPKAIQCYMNETGASEEDAREYIRCMISATWKKMNEVQVASSPFSQTYIDISFNVARMAQFMYQHGDGHGAGNQETKGHILSLLIQPIPVNKNRCD, translated from the exons ATGGCTCTTAAACTACTTGCTTCACTCCATATCTGCAAGTTCAATAGACCACCACCTATCCCATCTAAAGGTCCTATCTCACTTGTAAAATCCAGAAGTGGCATCGTTGTCCAATGCATGCCAGCCAGCAAAATATCAAATAGTCCCACTACTTTGCGGCGATCAGCAAATTACCAACCTACCGATTGGCACAATAACTACATCCAGTCATTGAGAAATGATTATACG GGGGAATCATGCACTAGACAAAATAATATGTtaaaggaacaagtgaggatgATGCTTCACAAAGTGGTGGATCCTATAGAGCAACTCGAGCTGATAGATATCTTGCAGAGATTGGGAATATCTTATCACTTTGAGGGAGAAATAAAGAGAATATTAGAAGGACTTTACAACAATATTGACCATGGTAGTGATATTGACACATGGAAGACGAAGAATTTATATGCCATAGCTCTTAAATTTAGACTCCTAAGACAACATGGATATATTGTGTCTCAAG TTTTCAATAGTTTCATGGATGAGAGAGGAAATTTCAAAGCATGCCTTTGCGAGGATACGAAGGGTATGCTATCCTTGTATGAAGCCTCATTCCTTtctatagaaaatgaaaatatcttAGAAGATGCAAGAGAATTCTCAACAAAACATCTGAAAGTATACGTCAAGaagaataaagataaaaatcttTCTGCTTTAGTGAGCCATTCCTTGAAGGTTCCACTACATTGGAGGATGCTTAGGTTGGAAGCAAGGTGGTTCATTGATATATATAGAAGAAGAGAAGACATGAACACTATCTTGCTTGAGCTTGCAGAATTGGATTTCAACATGGTACAAGCAACCCACCAAGAAGATCTAAAAGAATTGTCAAG GTCGTGGAAGAGCACAGGCCttgtagaaaatttgaattttgtgagGGATAGGCCAATGGAGTGTCTCTTATGGACAATGGGACTAATGTTTCAGCCACAATTTGGATATTTTAGGAGAACAATAGCAAAGTTCGGTGCACTAATAACAGTAATAGATGATATTTATGATGTATATGGCACTTTGGATGAGCTGGAGTGCTTCACAAATGCTGTTCAGAG ATGGGATATCAACGCAATGGATGGGCTCCCAGAATATATGAAGTTGTGTTTCTTTGCTCTACACAATTCAGTTAATGAATTGGCTTTTGATATCCTCAAGGAACAAAGATTCAACATCATTCGTTACCTTAAAAAAGTG tgggctGATTTATGTAGAACTTATTTGTTGGAGGCAAAGTGGTACCACAACGGATATACTCCAAGCCTTCAAGAATACATTGAGAATGCATGGATATCGGTAGCAGGACCAAATTTAATGGTGCAGGCTTATTTTTGTGTCACAAATCCACTAACAAGTGAAGCCTTGGATTGCTTGGAAGAGTACCCTAACATGATCCGTTGGTCATCATTGATTTTACGACTTGCAGATGATCTTGGAACATCTACG GATGAGATAAAAAGAGGTGATGTCCCCAAAGCGATCCAATGCTACATGAACGAAACTGGTGCTAGTGAAGAAGATGCTCGTGAGTACATAAGGTGTATGATTAGTGCAACATGGAAGAAGATGAATGAAGTCCAAGTTGCAAGTTCTCCCTTCTCTCAAACATATATAGATATTTCGTTCAACGTTGCAAGGATGGCCCAATTCATGTACCAACATGGAGATGGACACGGTGCTGGGAACCAAGAAACTAAGGGTCATATTTTGTCATTACTTATTCAACCCATTCCAGTAAATAAAAATCGATGTGATTAA
- the LOC115960589 gene encoding myrcene synthase, chloroplastic-like isoform X1 encodes MALKLLASLHICKFNRPPPIPSKGPISLVKSRSGIVVQCMPASKISNSPTTLRRSANYQPTDWHNNYIQSLRNDYTGESCTRQNNMLKEQVRMMLHKVVDPIEQLELIDILQRLGISYHFEGEIKRILEGLYNNIDHGSDIDTWKTKNLYAIALKFRLLRQHGYIVSQEVFNSFMDERGNFKACLCEDTKGMLSLYEASFLSIENENILEDAREFSTKHLKVYVKKNKDKNLSALVSHSLKVPLHWRMLRLEARWFIDIYRRREDMNTILLELAELDFNMVQATHQEDLKELSRSWKSTGLVENLNFVRDRPMECLLWTMGLMFQPQFGYFRRTIAKFGALITVIDDIYDVYGTLDELECFTNAVQRWDINAMDGLPEYMKLCFFALHNSVNELAFDILKEQRFNIIRYLKKVWADLCRTYLLEAKWYHNGYTPSLQEYIENAWISVAGPNLMVQAYFCVTNPLTSEALDCLEEYPNMIRWSSLILRLADDLGTSTDEIKRGDVPKAIQCYMNETGASEEDAREYIRCMISATWKKMNEVQVASSPFSQTYIDISFNVARMAQFMYQHGDGHGAGNQETKGHILSLLIQPIPVNKNRCD; translated from the exons ATGGCTCTTAAACTACTTGCTTCACTCCATATCTGCAAGTTCAATAGACCACCACCTATCCCATCTAAAGGTCCTATCTCACTTGTAAAATCCAGAAGTGGCATCGTTGTCCAATGCATGCCAGCCAGCAAAATATCAAATAGTCCCACTACTTTGCGGCGATCAGCAAATTACCAACCTACCGATTGGCACAATAACTACATCCAGTCATTGAGAAATGATTATACG GGGGAATCATGCACTAGACAAAATAATATGTtaaaggaacaagtgaggatgATGCTTCACAAAGTGGTGGATCCTATAGAGCAACTCGAGCTGATAGATATCTTGCAGAGATTGGGAATATCTTATCACTTTGAGGGAGAAATAAAGAGAATATTAGAAGGACTTTACAACAATATTGACCATGGTAGTGATATTGACACATGGAAGACGAAGAATTTATATGCCATAGCTCTTAAATTTAGACTCCTAAGACAACATGGATATATTGTGTCTCAAG AAGTTTTCAATAGTTTCATGGATGAGAGAGGAAATTTCAAAGCATGCCTTTGCGAGGATACGAAGGGTATGCTATCCTTGTATGAAGCCTCATTCCTTtctatagaaaatgaaaatatcttAGAAGATGCAAGAGAATTCTCAACAAAACATCTGAAAGTATACGTCAAGaagaataaagataaaaatcttTCTGCTTTAGTGAGCCATTCCTTGAAGGTTCCACTACATTGGAGGATGCTTAGGTTGGAAGCAAGGTGGTTCATTGATATATATAGAAGAAGAGAAGACATGAACACTATCTTGCTTGAGCTTGCAGAATTGGATTTCAACATGGTACAAGCAACCCACCAAGAAGATCTAAAAGAATTGTCAAG GTCGTGGAAGAGCACAGGCCttgtagaaaatttgaattttgtgagGGATAGGCCAATGGAGTGTCTCTTATGGACAATGGGACTAATGTTTCAGCCACAATTTGGATATTTTAGGAGAACAATAGCAAAGTTCGGTGCACTAATAACAGTAATAGATGATATTTATGATGTATATGGCACTTTGGATGAGCTGGAGTGCTTCACAAATGCTGTTCAGAG ATGGGATATCAACGCAATGGATGGGCTCCCAGAATATATGAAGTTGTGTTTCTTTGCTCTACACAATTCAGTTAATGAATTGGCTTTTGATATCCTCAAGGAACAAAGATTCAACATCATTCGTTACCTTAAAAAAGTG tgggctGATTTATGTAGAACTTATTTGTTGGAGGCAAAGTGGTACCACAACGGATATACTCCAAGCCTTCAAGAATACATTGAGAATGCATGGATATCGGTAGCAGGACCAAATTTAATGGTGCAGGCTTATTTTTGTGTCACAAATCCACTAACAAGTGAAGCCTTGGATTGCTTGGAAGAGTACCCTAACATGATCCGTTGGTCATCATTGATTTTACGACTTGCAGATGATCTTGGAACATCTACG GATGAGATAAAAAGAGGTGATGTCCCCAAAGCGATCCAATGCTACATGAACGAAACTGGTGCTAGTGAAGAAGATGCTCGTGAGTACATAAGGTGTATGATTAGTGCAACATGGAAGAAGATGAATGAAGTCCAAGTTGCAAGTTCTCCCTTCTCTCAAACATATATAGATATTTCGTTCAACGTTGCAAGGATGGCCCAATTCATGTACCAACATGGAGATGGACACGGTGCTGGGAACCAAGAAACTAAGGGTCATATTTTGTCATTACTTATTCAACCCATTCCAGTAAATAAAAATCGATGTGATTAA